The window ATTATTAATTCAAAGCCCAAGTATAATGAGTAATACAAAGTTTTCTTAGTGCCACTAAATCGACATTCCTCAATCATAAATTACTTACTTTTCCGCTTCCTTTCATGTTCATGAAGATATATCTTACGTAATCTCATTGACTTAGGAGTAACTTCAATGTACTCGTCATTTTTTATGTATTCCATTGCTTCTTCAAGTGAAAATTTTATTGGAGGTGCAAGAGCAACTTTATCGTCCGAACCGGCAGCTCTAACATTACTCATTTTTTTGGTTTTTGTAACATTTATTACAATATCACCGCCCCTAGTATTCTCTCCAATTATCTGTCCTTCATACACTTTATCATTTGGTTCAATAAAAAATTTACCTCTATCTTTTAATTTATCAATAGAATAAGCTATTGCAGTACCTGTTTCCATTGCTATCAATGATCCATGTCTTCTGTTTGCAATTTCTCCTTTCCAAGGATCATATTTATTAAATCGGTGATTAACTATAGCCTCACCTTTTGTAGCAGTTAAAATTTGATTTGACAATCCTATTAATCCCCTTGCAGGAATATCAAATTCCAGATAAGTCCTATCATTTTTACTTTCCATATTTTGAAGATCACCTTTGCGTTTTGATACTATCTCAATTACTTTTCCCGAAAACTCATTAATAACATTAATAGATAGCAGTTCAATGGGTTCATTTATTTTCCCATCTATTTCTTTTGTAAGAACTTGTGGTTGCCCAATCTGAAATTCATATCCTTCACGAACCATTGTTTCAATCAATATTGAAAGATGTAAAACTCCCCTGCCATACACAAGAAATTTTTCAGCAGAATTAGTTTCTTCTACTTTTAAAGCAAGATTTTTTTCAGTTTCCTTTACTAATCTTTCACGAATATGCCTTGATGTTACATACACACCTTCTTGTCCGAAAAAAGGTGAATTGTTAATTGTAAATAGCATACTCATTGTCGGCTCATCAATTTTTATTGGTGTTAATGCTTCAGGATTTTCAAAATCAGCAATTGTATCACCTATATCAAAATTCTGAGGACCAAGAACAGCACATAATTCACCGGCTTTTACTTCATCTTTTGTTTTTTCTTTTCCTAATCCTTCAAAAAGATATAATTTCTTAACAAATGATTTTTCAACATTCCCATTATTTTTAACAACTGAAATTTGCATTCCTGCTTTTATAACACCCCTTGAAACACGCCCTACAGCAATTCGTCCAACATAAGAGGAATAATCCAATGAACTTATTTGCATTTGCAAACTACCTGTGTTAACAACAGGAGGTTTAAAATATTCAATAATTTTATCAAGCAAATAACTAATATCAGTTGTTTCTTCTTTCCAGTCGCCCGACATCCAGCCGTTTTTAGCTGAGCCAAACACAGTAGGAAATTCTAATTGATCTTCAGTTGCATCAAGGCTAAACATTAGTTCATACACATCTTCTTCTATTTCATCGGGTTTGCAATTTGGTTTATCTACTTTGTTTATAACAAGAATAGGTTTTAAGTTTAATTCTAATGCTTTCTGTAACACAAATCGTGTTTGAGGCATAGGACCTTCAAAAGCATCAACAAGTAGCAATACACCATCAGCCATGTTAAGAACTCGCTCTACCTCACCGCCAAAATCCGAGTGACCGGGAGTATCAATAATATTTATTTTTACTCCTTTGTACCTTACCGATACATTTTTTGATAAAATTGTAATTCCACGCTCTCTTTCTAGCTCGTTTGAATCAAGTATAAGTTCCCGAACTTCTTGGTTGTCACGAAATAATTTTACCTGATGTAAGATTCTATCAACAAGGGTAGTTTTT of the Bacteroidota bacterium genome contains:
- the typA gene encoding translational GTPase TypA — protein: MQNIRNIAIIAHVDHGKTTLVDRILHQVKLFRDNQEVRELILDSNELERERGITILSKNVSVRYKGVKINIIDTPGHSDFGGEVERVLNMADGVLLLVDAFEGPMPQTRFVLQKALELNLKPILVINKVDKPNCKPDEIEEDVYELMFSLDATEDQLEFPTVFGSAKNGWMSGDWKEETTDISYLLDKIIEYFKPPVVNTGSLQMQISSLDYSSYVGRIAVGRVSRGVIKAGMQISVVKNNGNVEKSFVKKLYLFEGLGKEKTKDEVKAGELCAVLGPQNFDIGDTIADFENPEALTPIKIDEPTMSMLFTINNSPFFGQEGVYVTSRHIRERLVKETEKNLALKVEETNSAEKFLVYGRGVLHLSILIETMVREGYEFQIGQPQVLTKEIDGKINEPIELLSINVINEFSGKVIEIVSKRKGDLQNMESKNDRTYLEFDIPARGLIGLSNQILTATKGEAIVNHRFNKYDPWKGEIANRRHGSLIAMETGTAIAYSIDKLKDRGKFFIEPNDKVYEGQIIGENTRGGDIVINVTKTKKMSNVRAAGSDDKVALAPPIKFSLEEAMEYIKNDEYIEVTPKSMRLRKIYLHEHERKRKSK